A single genomic interval of Hevea brasiliensis isolate MT/VB/25A 57/8 chromosome 4, ASM3005281v1, whole genome shotgun sequence harbors:
- the LOC110654731 gene encoding UDP-glycosyltransferase 43, whose product MSKYQVFFVSTPGIGNLVPTVEFAQRLIHHDPRISSTIFIISLSQRPIVNSYIQSRASTYSGVNFIHLPPVDTPSPDQYQSSLGYLSLLIQKHKLHVKHEIDKLQRTESDSARVCGLLVDMFSTSMIDVANELNIPCYLYYASPVSFLGFMLHLPVIDTQLATEFIDSDNEMIVPKDAATELIIPGFANPLPPKVLPSSVLKRKKDGYSWFLYHARRYVETKGVVVNTYRELEQYAINSVAATTKVPEVFPVGPVLDLAGPIEWHPDRDQQHNIMKWLDDQPRSSVVFLCFGSMGSLGRSQLREIAFGLERSGFRFLWSIREPPKGSLDLPSDYANAEEILPEGFLDRTAEIGLICGWVPQVTILANEAIGGFVSHCGWNSILESLWYGVPIATWPIYAEQQMNAFQLVKELGLAVEIRVDFRNESGDLVLAEEVERGIKRLMDGDDEVRRKVKEMSKKSKMAVMENGSSYASLKSLIEKLTAEI is encoded by the coding sequence ATGAGCAAATATCAGGTGTTCTTCGTCTCCACTCCTGGAATTGGAAACCTAGTTCCCACTGTTGAATTCGCCCAGCGTCTGATTCATCATGACCCTAGAATCTCCTCCACCATATTCATCATTTCTTTATCCCAAAGACCCATCGTCAACTCCTACATCCAATCACGTGCCTCTACATACTCCGGTGTCAATTTCATCCACCTCCCTCCTGTAGACACACCTTCACCCGATCAGTACCAATCATCACTAGGTTACTTATCACTCTTAATCCAAAAACACAAGctacatgtaaagcatgaaattGATAAACTCCAACGAACCGAGTCTGACTCAGCTCGAGTTTGTGGATTGTTAGTTGATATGTTCTCTACTTCTATGATTGATGTTGCTAATGAGCTTAACATTCCTTGTTATCTCTACTATGCTTCTCCAGTTAGTTTcttgggttttatgttacatttgccAGTTATAGACACTCAACTCGCTACTGAGTTCATTGACTCGGATAATGAGATGATTGTACCTAAAGATGCTGCAACTGAGTTGATAATACCGGGTTTTGCCAATCCCTTGCCTCCAAAAGTACTGCCTAGTTCAGTTTTGAAAAGGAAGAAAGATGGGTATTCTTGGTTTTTATACCATGCACGCAGGTACGTGGAAACGAAGGGTGTGGTCGTAAATACATATCGAGAGCTGGAACAGTATGCGATTAACTCAGTTGCAGCAACTACTAAAGTGCCGGAGGTCTTCCCAGTCGGACCCGTTCTTGACCTTGCAGGTCCAATCGAATGGCATCCGGACCGGGACCAACAACACAATATAATGAAATGGCTTGATGATCAGCCTAGGTCGTCGGTGGTGTTCTTGTGCTTTGGGAGCATGGGCAGTCTTGGTAGATCACAGTTGCGAGAGATAGCGTTTGGGCTCGAGCGGTCCGGCTTTCGGTTCTTGTGGTCCATCCGTGAACCACCCAAGGGAAGTCTGGACCTTCCAAGTGATTATGCAAATGCGGAAGAGATACTACCAGAAGGATTTCTTGATCGGACGGCTGAGATTGGTTTGATTTGTGGATGGGTCCCGCAAGTGACAATCTTGGCCAATGAAGCGATAGGGGGGTTTGTGTCGCACTGCGGCTGGAATTCAATACTTGAGAGCCTTTGGTATGGTGTACCGATTGCCACGTGGCCAATTTATGCGGAGCAACAGATGAATGCATTccaattagttaaagagttgggATTAGCGGTTGAGATCAGAGTGGATTTTAGGAATGAAAGTGGTGATCTGGTGCTAGCAGAGGAAGTGGAGAGGGGGATAAAGAGATTGATGGACGGTGATGACGAGGTGAGGAGGAAGGTTAAGGAGATGAGTAAAAAAAGTAAGATGGCTGTGATGGAAAATGGATCATCATATGCTTCTTTAAAATCTTTGATTGAGAAGTTAACGGCTGAGATTTGA